The Methylomagnum ishizawai genome has a window encoding:
- a CDS encoding phage tail protein, whose protein sequence is MAFITVAGENWFAAHQVAGTHPNIERFVLAYIDGLGEEPTDRIESMPAPGEIVLERAWDRRGAAGPNQVVYSLLLDATIGDFVFNWVGLAGADDTLVAVSYIAPITKTATDGDARGNNLTRNFALAYSGIAALLDLDVPADAWQMDFTWEALAGKPDTFPPDPHNHDDRYYTKSAMDAALGGKSDTGHDHDDRYYTEAEMNAALGGKSDAGHSHDDRYYTKTQLQTSGQATAHWDNVGTGRRDAITHLGSDLRDTMPFSGDMDTLISPGDYYYNSDCTHAPSDYGLVKVWREVADVVYQQAQESHGGRLHSRFLSSGVWTAWRTYADSADVVPRAADLRVGSMVLGAIYGLSAGYAPGTVLDSSGPHRFIVWNINGDNNWATPPGTWVSLGCIDGAGSGQLATRTA, encoded by the coding sequence ATGGCATTTATCACCGTAGCCGGGGAAAACTGGTTTGCCGCGCACCAAGTCGCCGGTACCCACCCGAATATCGAACGCTTCGTGCTGGCCTATATCGACGGGCTGGGCGAGGAACCCACCGACCGGATTGAATCCATGCCCGCGCCGGGCGAGATCGTGCTGGAACGGGCCTGGGACCGGCGCGGGGCGGCGGGGCCGAACCAGGTCGTTTACTCGCTGTTGTTGGATGCCACCATCGGCGACTTCGTTTTCAACTGGGTGGGGCTGGCCGGGGCCGATGATACCCTGGTGGCGGTGTCCTACATCGCCCCGATCACCAAGACCGCCACGGACGGGGACGCGCGGGGGAACAACCTCACCCGTAATTTCGCGCTGGCCTATTCCGGGATCGCGGCGTTGCTGGACTTGGACGTGCCCGCCGATGCGTGGCAGATGGATTTCACCTGGGAAGCGCTCGCGGGCAAACCGGACACATTCCCCCCCGATCCGCACAACCACGACGACCGCTACTACACCAAGTCGGCGATGGATGCCGCGCTCGGGGGCAAGTCGGACACCGGGCACGATCACGACGACCGCTACTACACCGAGGCGGAAATGAACGCGGCGCTCGGGGGCAAGTCGGACGCCGGGCACAGCCACGATGATCGCTACTACACCAAGACACAACTACAAACCTCGGGCCAAGCCACAGCCCATTGGGATAATGTGGGCACGGGGCGGCGCGATGCTATCACCCATTTAGGCAGCGACTTGCGGGATACCATGCCATTCTCCGGCGATATGGATACCCTGATTTCGCCCGGCGATTACTACTACAACTCGGATTGCACACATGCGCCGTCCGATTATGGATTAGTCAAGGTTTGGCGCGAGGTGGCGGACGTCGTGTATCAGCAGGCACAGGAATCGCACGGCGGGCGGCTCCATAGCCGTTTCCTGAGTAGCGGCGTCTGGACGGCGTGGCGGACCTATGCGGATAGCGCCGATGTGGTGCCGAGGGCGGCGGATTTGCGGGTGGGTAGCATGGTGCTGGGCGCGATCTACGGCCTGAGTGCGGGCTATGCGCCGGGCACCGTGTTGGATTCGAGCGGACCACATCGCTTCATCGTCTGGAACATCAACGGCGACAATAACTGGGCCACACCGCCGGGTACCTGGGTATCCCTGGGGTGCATAGATGGCGCGGGGTC
- a CDS encoding baseplate J/gp47 family protein, whose protein sequence is MSTQVDFWQVLKDAGIPTTQADLETQWRTELAAVDSPISNLPAYSPFWRTVTALITRPVLWLVGLVADTVLPNAFLAYASGVFLELLADAVNLSRKPGVQAEGVVVFSRTTAGGPLTIAAGTTIRTAEINGVAYVVTTTADATLPAGELSVSAPVIAAGVGAAYNLGAGYYSILPTPINGISVTNEADWLTLPGADAETDDALRARCRNQFATASSYHTDAAYKSIIASFPGVDIDSIWFVHDAPRGPGSANAYVLFDFGADAAEYLSAINTHIMDDGNHGHGDDLLVAQMPETGYSLAVTAWAEPGTSTEAKAALQAGLENFIGTAFRANLAYQGKATLAYPYSRFSFSRLAKELHEQFPALHSIDFGEPDIVAGLWIPVLDDLDVTVEDAE, encoded by the coding sequence ATGAGTACCCAGGTTGATTTTTGGCAGGTATTGAAGGACGCGGGAATTCCCACCACGCAAGCGGACCTTGAAACCCAATGGCGGACCGAATTGGCGGCGGTGGATTCGCCGATCTCCAACCTCCCGGCCTATTCGCCGTTCTGGCGGACCGTGACGGCGCTCATCACCCGGCCCGTGCTGTGGCTGGTGGGCCTCGTGGCCGATACCGTGCTGCCGAATGCGTTCCTGGCCTATGCTTCGGGCGTGTTCCTGGAACTGTTGGCCGACGCGGTGAACCTGAGCCGTAAACCCGGCGTCCAGGCCGAGGGCGTGGTGGTGTTCTCGCGCACCACGGCGGGCGGGCCGCTCACCATCGCCGCCGGGACCACGATCCGCACAGCGGAAATCAATGGCGTGGCCTATGTGGTCACCACCACCGCCGACGCCACCCTCCCCGCCGGGGAGTTGAGCGTGTCCGCGCCAGTGATCGCCGCCGGGGTGGGCGCGGCCTACAACCTGGGCGCGGGCTACTATTCGATCCTGCCGACCCCGATCAACGGAATATCCGTAACCAACGAAGCCGATTGGCTGACACTGCCCGGCGCGGATGCCGAGACGGATGACGCGCTCAGGGCGCGATGCCGCAACCAGTTCGCCACGGCGTCCAGCTATCACACCGACGCGGCCTACAAGTCCATCATCGCCAGTTTCCCCGGCGTGGATATCGATTCGATTTGGTTCGTCCATGATGCGCCGCGCGGACCAGGCAGCGCGAACGCCTATGTGCTGTTCGACTTCGGGGCCGATGCCGCCGAGTACCTGAGCGCCATCAACACCCACATCATGGACGATGGCAACCACGGCCATGGGGACGATCTACTCGTGGCGCAGATGCCCGAGACTGGCTATTCCCTGGCCGTCACGGCCTGGGCCGAGCCGGGCACGTCCACCGAAGCCAAGGCGGCGCTACAGGCCGGGCTAGAAAATTTCATCGGCACCGCGTTCCGGGCGAACCTCGCCTATCAGGGCAAGGCCACGCTGGCCTATCCCTATTCCCGGTTCAGCTTCAGCCGGTTGGCGAAGGAGCTGCACGAGCAATTCCCGGCCTTGCATAGCATCGACTTCGGGGAACCGGACATCGTGGCCGGGCTGTGGATTCCGGTGCTGGATGATCTGGACGTGACGGTGGAGGACGCCGAATGA
- a CDS encoding DUF2590 family protein, translating into MVINDPAINEHESDGQPGPSAQPYLGNPGLYIDWRIVNNDLDIDLSFEPLLLANKDSVVQDLKHVIRESGLLWRCIAERDGVKVRALLDRLVLLIEEDIRLVPGTVKIERADNDTFFILGDTVDYGKFGFTASILPGLL; encoded by the coding sequence ATGGTAATCAACGATCCTGCCATCAACGAACACGAGAGCGACGGCCAGCCCGGCCCCTCGGCACAGCCCTATCTTGGAAATCCTGGGTTGTATATTGATTGGCGAATTGTCAATAACGACCTGGATATAGACCTGAGTTTCGAGCCGCTATTGCTTGCCAATAAAGATAGCGTGGTGCAGGACTTGAAGCACGTGATCCGGGAGAGTGGTTTGCTGTGGCGCTGCATCGCCGAACGGGATGGCGTTAAGGTCCGGGCACTGCTGGATCGGCTGGTTTTGTTGATCGAAGAGGATATTCGCTTGGTGCCAGGAACGGTCAAGATTGAAAGGGCCGATAACGATACCTTTTTCATCCTGGGGGATACCGTGGATTATGGGAAATTCGGGTTTACGGCCAGCATACTGCCGGGGCTGCTATGA
- a CDS encoding LamG domain-containing protein: MMGKIWLPNDDGLIVPYRDIQVPRRGRYCSLTQHALEGGSGSAESDPYFSNVVLLMHMDVSTTKDSSSHDWAFTQTGSPSITTDSAWFGEKAMAFAAGATANYVSYSGSSFLSSSTGTFTLECWVRITSITNPNTGGYADGRYEFIRCTSGGTKTFAIMAMTSSNLAFSLGGATLFSAISADRNHIAFIRTDGSPGAFDVYVNGTRLIHNTSAPSFNFDTIYIGNRAVASGVFSVGGLIEEIRITDGIARYTGSSFTPPSSSFPNV; the protein is encoded by the coding sequence ATGATGGGGAAAATCTGGCTCCCAAATGACGATGGATTGATAGTCCCTTATCGCGACATTCAGGTGCCGCGCCGGGGGCGATATTGTAGTTTGACCCAACATGCCCTAGAAGGCGGTTCTGGCTCCGCAGAATCGGACCCATACTTTTCAAATGTTGTCTTGCTCATGCACATGGATGTTTCCACTACAAAGGATTCATCCTCGCACGATTGGGCATTCACACAAACCGGATCGCCTTCTATCACTACAGACTCCGCTTGGTTCGGCGAAAAGGCAATGGCGTTCGCGGCAGGCGCGACCGCTAATTATGTGTCGTATAGCGGCTCTAGTTTCCTGTCGTCATCTACAGGTACATTTACCCTTGAATGCTGGGTTAGAATAACATCAATTACAAACCCGAATACTGGTGGTTATGCGGATGGTCGATACGAATTTATCCGTTGTACGTCTGGCGGAACGAAAACATTTGCGATAATGGCGATGACGTCCAGCAATCTGGCGTTCTCGCTTGGAGGGGCAACATTATTTTCTGCCATATCTGCGGACCGCAATCATATAGCGTTTATACGAACGGATGGCAGTCCCGGAGCATTCGATGTCTATGTCAATGGGACGAGGCTTATTCATAATACCAGTGCCCCGTCGTTTAATTTCGATACTATATATATAGGAAATAGGGCTGTGGCGTCCGGGGTATTCAGTGTTGGCGGGCTGATTGAGGAAATACGCATTACGGACGGCATAGCCCGATATACCGGCAGCAGTTTTACGCCGCCATCCAGCTCATTCCCCAACGTGTGA